DNA sequence from the Pseudoduganella plicata genome:
TGACCCGGCACGACGGCGGGCAGCGTGACCAGCGGTGCGGCCGCGCGCTCGGCCGTCGTCATGAACGGGTTTTCGTCGGGACTGCGCCAGGCGTACAGGTGCAGCGCGGCGCCGGGACGCGCCGCGCGATGCAGGGTCGCGAACGCGGCCACCGGGTCCGCAAAGAACATGACGCCGAAGCGCGAGATGATGGCGTCGAAAGCGGCCGGTGCGAAGCCGTGGTCCTGCACGTCGGCGCAGACAAATGCCGCGTCCAGGCCGGCATCGCGTGCACGCTCGCGCGCCACGGCGATCATCGGCGCCGAGATGTCGATGCCGGTGCAATGGGCCCCTCGTCGTGCCGCGGCCAGGGTCGTGGCGCCCGTGCCGCAACCCACGTCCAGCACGCGCTGGCCAGGCTCCAGCCGGCCGGCCAGCATCGCTTCAAACGGATAAAACATCTGGTCGAGAATGGCCTGGTTGGCTACCCAGGCGTTGGCGGCGCTGCCATTCCACAGCGCCGCCTGAGCGGTATCGGTCATCTGCATCTCCAAAAAATCGGTTCGGGATGCTATCGTCGCACTTCAAGTGGACTTGAGGTCAAGAATGACGGTACTGGATATCGCCGAAGTGGCGCGACGGACGGGTGTGCCGGCGTCGACGTTGCGGTTCTACGAGGAAAAGGGGCTGATCGCGTCGGTGGGCCGGCAGGGGCTGCGCCGCGTGTTTGCCGCGGACGTGCCGGAACGGCTGGCGCTGATTGCCCTGGGGCGGGCGGCCGGGTTGTCGCTGCAGGAGATCGGCGCGATGTTCGCGCCCGACGGCAGCCTGGCGATCGACCGCCAGCGGCTGCTGACCAGGGCCGACGAGATCGACCGGACGATCCGTCAGCTGAGCGCTATGCGCGATGGCTTGCGGCACGCGGCGGCCTGCGCTGCGCCCAGCCATATGGAATGCCCGACGTTTCGCCGCATCTTGGGAGCGGCGGCGCATGGCGCGCTCGGCGATGGCAAACCGGAACTACGGCGGCAACGTCGTCAGCCCGGCTGACGGCGCGTGCCGCAGGTGCATCAGTACGACGGGAACTGGCCGTTCACGTAAGGGCGGCCCAGCGTTTCCAGGGCGTGGCGCAGGCGGGCGCCCAGGGCTTTGAGCCAGCCACGGTTGGCGGCGGTGTCACGGGCTGCGGTGTCGAAGGTAGTGGTGTTCATGGCGTTGTCCTTTATGTGCATTTCGTCTGTCGATGTAGTCAGAATAGACCCGTGCCAGATATAAATCCAATTTAGTCTTTCGATGTCCGCGATTCGCATCAGTGATATCGCTGGGCGGGCTTGTAATTTCTATACGGCAAGTTATTCCGTCTCGTGATAACGCTGCGCGATGTGCCGAATAATGCCGCCGGCGGTGTTGCACGAATGGCACGGCAGAGGAAAGGTGCCACAGCCGAGGTTGTTTCGGCCTCCGAGTCGGGTGGCCGGCCGGACGCGATTCGGTGTATAAGTCCGGTATGGCTACTACAGAGGGACAACAATGGAAAACAACCTGAAAGAATCTCTGCGCAACCTGCACAGCTCGCTGTCGCACGCGGGTCCGGTGGACGAGGAATTGCAGGACCTGTTGCGCCAGCTCGATGGCGACATCCATCAGCTGCTGGAGCAGCGCGCCGCCGATGGCAGCGTGGACACGGAGGGCACGACCACGTACGGCCTGGCCGAGCGCACGCAGGAAATTTCCGCCAAGTTCGCCGCAAAACATCCGGCGCTCGAGCCGACGCTGCGCGAGCTGACGCGCATCCTGGGGAATATGGGCATCTGAAGTGCCGGGGACAGGTCCGCGGTGCGGCCTGTCCCCGGACAACTGCAAAGCGTCAGCGAAGCACGAGCAAGAGATTTCGCAGCGATATTGTCGCCTTCCGCACAAGTTATTGAAAACTAAAAGAATTTCGCCAGGAAATCGTTGGCCGATCGCGCAGTGACCGCCCGATTTTGGTACAATCCTGTCGATGAACTCCCCAGTAAACCTTTTTGCGACCGTCCCGAAGCGGTCTGCCCGCGCTGCCGTTGCGCCTTTCCTGCCCATGAGCCGTGCCGAAATGGACAAGCTGGGCTGGGACGAGTGCGACGTCATCCTGATCACGGGCGATGCCTATATCGATCACCCGAGTTTCGGCATGGCGCTGGTCGGCCGGCTGCTCGAAGCGCAGGGGTACCGGGTCGGCATCATCAGCCAGCCGGACTGGCATTCGGCCGAGCCGTTCCGCGCGCTGGGCAAGCCACGCCTGTACTACGGCGTCACGGCGGGCAATATGGACTCGATGGTCAACCGTTACACGTCCGACCGGAAGATCCGTTCGGATGACGCATACACGCCCAATGGCGAGCCGAACAAGCGTCCGGACCGTGCCGTGACCGTGTATGCCCAGCGC
Encoded proteins:
- a CDS encoding DUF4404 family protein; translation: MENNLKESLRNLHSSLSHAGPVDEELQDLLRQLDGDIHQLLEQRAADGSVDTEGTTTYGLAERTQEISAKFAAKHPALEPTLRELTRILGNMGI
- a CDS encoding helix-turn-helix domain-containing protein; the encoded protein is MTVLDIAEVARRTGVPASTLRFYEEKGLIASVGRQGLRRVFAADVPERLALIALGRAAGLSLQEIGAMFAPDGSLAIDRQRLLTRADEIDRTIRQLSAMRDGLRHAAACAAPSHMECPTFRRILGAAAHGALGDGKPELRRQRRQPG
- a CDS encoding class I SAM-dependent methyltransferase — its product is MTDTAQAALWNGSAANAWVANQAILDQMFYPFEAMLAGRLEPGQRVLDVGCGTGATTLAAARRGAHCTGIDISAPMIAVARERARDAGLDAAFVCADVQDHGFAPAAFDAIISRFGVMFFADPVAAFATLHRAARPGAALHLYAWRSPDENPFMTTAERAAAPLVTLPAVVPGQPGQFAFADSARVRGILERGGWNDIAIAPVDVPCTFPASGLLHYATRMGPLGRILPTLDEPLRQQVIGTLHAAFVPFVRDDTVQLTAACWQVTARSDVIRG